Within Candidatus Desulfatibia profunda, the genomic segment GTTGTCTGCCTGAATCTTTTCAATAACAGTCACAACCGTTTTGCGGTAAGGAGGTTTCGATAGAGAATTAGCCAGTTCCACCAGGATGAGATCCGTGGTCAAAAAGGGGCCGGGATATAATTCAGCCGCCTCCAGGGCGACGGCATGACACCTATCTCTTTTTCTGATAAGCGCGATTAAATAGCCTGAATCAAGAAAAATCATGCGCCTCATTTCTTAGATATTCCATACAGGTAATGGTCATGCTGCTCCGCAAGATCGGCAGGAAGATCATCCTCGATAGCATATTCTGCCAGCTCTGAAAGGAGCGAAAGAGGCTTTCGCGGTTTTTTGACCTCTTTTTTCAGCTTCTTTATGAACCCTTCTACCTCAACAAGCATGGAAGAGGGCAAAGTATCTATTTCTTTTTTCAAGTCTTCTGCTTTATTCATGGGATACACCTTCTTTGCGAATTTCGCGTAAACGTTTGGGATTCATCTCTTTTAAACTTTTCACAATGTTGGTCCATTGGCATTTTAATTTTAATGAGCTAATTTAATAAGTCCAACGGGCTAAAATTCCACTGATTTTCAACCCCGGTACCATCAAAATGAGCTACCCCGGTTAAATGGTTCTACGAAATTTAACTGGGCAGGCGGGGCCAGGCCCACGAT encodes:
- a CDS encoding type II toxin-antitoxin system VapC family toxin yields the protein MIFLDSGYLIALIRKRDRCHAVALEAAELYPGPFLTTDLILVELANSLSKPPYRKTVVTVIEKIQADNDTTVVPFASEGMSKAFSLFKRRGDKTWGIVDCFSFVVMKEKRIKQVLTFDDHFRQAGFDTPLLG